Genomic window (Maniola jurtina chromosome 8, ilManJurt1.1, whole genome shotgun sequence):
cttaaataatgtatttctattgccgacataacaacaaatacttaataaaaatttcaaaatgggcgccacgaaaattaaaaatcctaGTACCcatttaaaaagtcttacatcTTGTACGACCTTTGCGTGGGAGTCATgtttggccgatttttttactCGATGTCTGTAAGATATCTTCTGACTTTCTTTCAAACTAGGTATTATAAACATCCtgtcatttaattattataacttgaaCCTATAATTTTAGGGATGTCCCGAGTAACTACAAAATTCTCCTCTTATCCGGCGGTGGGCAGGGTCAGTTTGCTGCAGTGCCACTTAACTTGATCTCTAGAACTGGAACGGCTGATTACGTAGTAACAggtgtttattgtttattttgtgATTATATAGCCTAAGTATCCACTCAACTGGTACGTTCAGCCACCTTTAACTGTACAACTAAACCTAGCATGGTCATAAGGTTAGGTACATTTTGACCTTTAGGTAGGCGTCTATATGTCATTACTGACAACATGCACCTGATGTTGatgacatatggatccgagacatggtcactATGGGCCTTATAAggaagctcagagtcactcagcgagtgAGGGAGAGAGCTTCAATTTACTCTACCtgaccaaatcagaaataagaaGTTACACAGGAGAAAGTAAGGAGGAATAGCAGGAGGAGCAGGAGAAAGGAGCTTTGTCGGTTACTTCAGCGGGTGGCGActctgaagtggcaatgggcaatgggcagggcacatagttcgaaaaaccgatagaccttggggtcccaaAGAGGTGAAATGGCAATCTCACAGCGAAAGGCGCGGCTTTGGAAGaccctcccactaggtggacggacgacatcaggcgagtcgcagggagcagCAGGATTCAGATGGCACAAGACCGtgacgtgtggaagtccctatgtccagcagtggggaagtccctatgtccagcagtggatgtctcgattaaagatgatgatgacgatgatgacatCTAGGCGTCACGGTTTTTCTGAATTTTGCTCTAATGTTTGTTAtcataaatgtacctactggcGAGTATCATTTGCACTGTTCATTTTATATTGTTGAGGAAGGAAAAGATTTTGTTACCATTATGACCTCATATATTGTTGTATGTATTATGTTATTATCCATCATTGTAAAGGGTATTCACTCACAAaagatacttaggtacctaatattcaCAATCTAATCTTTCTTGAGGTTCGACAAGAGGATTTATATTATCTGCGCTCTCAATGAGCTACAAATATAGTGAGCTATATTTTGTACTtatgctcagtagttggccggcgatgggttgatcatgatgatgatgaagcaatACACATCAACAGTCACTACTAATATAACCTTCAAGAACTACACCGGAGCATGTTCAGGAGAGAGAGGAGAGAGGCTTTCTTTAAAGCACCTATTTATTGTTGAAATAAGGATTCATGTCACAGATTTAAATTGATTTATACTTATTGTCTTTAAATTTTCAAGGAGCATGGTCCGCAAAAGCAGCAAAGGAGGCAAAGAAGTACGGCAAAGTGAATATGGTACTACCTCCCACGGATCGCTATGTGGATATTCCGGACCAGTCGACTTGGAATCTTGATCCCAACGCCTCATACGTTTACATTTGTACAAATGAGACGATTCATGGTACGTGGCAATTTTCTACTCGCGATAAAATCGTTCAAAGGCTTTTTTGTACCCCGAAAGGGACAAATTACTTTCCTGCAGAAAGCGAAATTCCTAATTGAAACTGTGATTTGTATTGAAAGGAGTATTTTTTATACTCAAGGTGTGGCTATGGTTGACAATCATAGTAATAGTATATTGCTTACGGACAATTTGGATACTAGTCCGGGGCAATGTACACCAAGTAATGTAGAAATGCCTTCATCTTTGGATGCAAATCTTTCTTTGAAACCTAAGAGACAAACTATAATCATATCGGATAAGTTAGGTAGTGAGTTTGGATCCCTTTTGAGCTACCATGTTCAACACTCAGTGATTAATAGATGTTCACCGGGGGCTAGTTTGGACTACTTAATTGATAGTTTAAAGGAAGAAAATTTGGACAGCAAcacaaacattattatattgtttgggGACGGTTTAAGGGTCAAAAATTATGACATATcaaaatgttttggaaaattactGGAATTACATTCCAAGACGAACTGTAAATTTATTATGTGTGCTTTTCCTTACTCTAGCACACtaagtaaaaaacaaaacaattatatATACAGATTGAACTTAAAACTGTATAACTTGACAAACTGTCATAGTgacactttattttactttgatacaAATAAGTTTACTTCTAAGTTTCAATTGATCGGTGATAGTATGTATCTTCCGAGAAAATGTAAGACAAGGATAGCGTCACTATTAGCATATAATTTAAAGGAGCcagttacaagtgttgtaacTAAGTCTTTTGACACTTTTACAAACTGTacttctagtactaatattctttgtattgactcgagtacttctagtactaatatttctattattgactcaagcaatagtttatgtactattagggaccctattgcttgtttaaactagatagtaagacaacggaggagctctgtaaaatgaatactgtacatcaaaacatacagagcctcaccggcaaagatagccaaaatttaaaactaagtagtGATACAACAGACAAGCACTGTATtattaatcttgtacaccaaaatatacagggcttgtctggaaaagaatatgaaattgaactttttataaaaaaattagatattgatattctatgccttactgagcattggctcaatagttatcaattaattgtcaatcttggaaattattcattgtcaagtgcgttcacaagaaagaaggctattcgcggaggatctatgataataacccgcaacaacattaattacaaggaacgaaaagacattcttaatctttcggtcgaacgcactattgagctgtcctgtgttgagctggagcgatatattatagtttgcgcataccgacctccttcaggtgacttttctctgtttgaggacgtcatggaggaggcactgaggcggatatgtaggtcatcaaaaaaattattgatttgtggagactttaatattgatattttacttcacacctcctttacagatagattacttaacttatttaaaagttttaatttagaaaacatttttgttgagcccacacgtgtaactgcaacttcagctacttgtattgataacatttttggtgattgtaaaattattaaaaaatccattatcaccaatcttagatccgaccactgtggacaaatgatatctgttcccagctgtcaactaaatacaataaaagtagtaaagtataggccagtcactactaaaaaagtaaagcaattcaaacataatattttattcaccttaccttcacttgaccttacacagggtggtccggatgaactgtataatgctttttttaacttaataaattcccaatttaattctatttttaaaatcatagaaaaaagattgtttaaaaatcttaaatttagtgaatgggctactgttggcatttataaaagtaggaataagctgtttgacttgtatgcagaaaagcaatataattttactccagcctttgttcaatatgtaagaaattattcaaaattatttagaaatgtttgcatacaagctaagtcaattcacataaaacgaaaaattattaattcagataataaaataaaagcagcttgggaaatcatcacagatgaaactgggaaacataaaatggaaaataataataaattggaacttaaaattaaaaatcacattactgactctgacatagaaattgcaaagacatttgaggactttttccgaaacatcccagttaccactactagttcccttaactcgtcgccaacagaagcctataatcttcttaggggcaatgtttctgagtgcagtgtactatttaagtttgaacaaattaccccacatgatattattaaggtattcaaatctttacagtacaaaaaaacaggagacttatgggggatatcagtaaaagtaatcagcaatattattgatattgttgctccatatcttgctctaatttttaataagtccgtagagtcaggatcctttccagatcttatgaaatacagtaaattgattcctcttttcaaatcgggcagtaaaagtgacccaaataattacaggccaatttcgattttgccgacttttagcaagatatttgaaaaaattatgctcaaccaactgctcttgcactttaacttgaataaattacttcactcggagcagtatggttttactaaaggacgatcaacaatcgatgcgggcgcaatgcttttaaagcatatattcgatgcgtgggagaactcacagaatgccgttggaattttctgtgatttgtctaaagcattcgactgcgttgagcacgagactctcttagctaaattgagctattatggagtcaaagacactgcgcttagtcttattgcgtcttatctcagtgatcgtatacaaacagtatgtgtaaatgatgtgaagtcatccggatcagcctcattaatgggtgttcctcaaggctctatcctaggtcccttcatgttcttggtatatataaacgatctaccatattttgtccaaaatacttgcgatattgtactatttgctgatgatacgtctttgatttttaaattagatagaaatgagaataattatgacgatgtaaatagagccatatcgcaggtcactcactggtttactgttaacaatttgcttttaaatgcaaagaaaaccaagtgtgtcgaattcgcactgcccaataccaagacgacaaataacataaaattaatgataaataatgatatgttgaaagtagaggagaccaccgtgttcctggggataactttagatgcaaagcttcaatggaacgcccatatatcaacacttgctggcaaactcagctctgctgcttacgctgttagaaagattcgacagataactgacgtggaaactgcaaaaattgtatattttgcctattttcacagtattatgtcttacggaatcttgctatggggtaaagcggcagatattggaaaaattttcgttttacaaaaaagggcaatacgcgcaatttataatttaaaaccgcgcgattccctacgagagaaatttaaggaaataggtattcttacagtagcttctcaatacatttacaataatataatttttgtacgacaaaacatcctcagctacaaaaaaatcggtgatttccatgacaggccaactagaaatcgtaataagctcgcaactcctacgctccgcctcagaaaagtgggaaagtcatttgtgggaatgagtgtaatattttataataaaattccacagtcaatattagacttgcctttaccaaagtttaaaaaatccattaaaagtatgctcctggcaaaagcatattacacaatcgaagattatgtaaatgataaaaaagcatggatttgactcgctccagcaatgcgcgggtctgcaattgcttgtatagtatagaatattattgtaaattgcacaattgaaaagagcaaccgccgagtttcttgctggttcttctcggtaggaacggcattccgaaccagtggtaaattatttgacgattcaaaagcacttgtaaaagtttatttgaataaaaatctattctattctattctattctatattcgttttttataaaaaaatctgaatcagTGTTTAGTATCTTAACCATTAAGGTGCatagacgggtctgcccgcgaaattcaaaaatttggtttttcacaattcgtaaattaatacgacaaagtaggcttattggcattctaattctgacaatggcagtatcatcttcacaggagtacataaaaatctttacttgaaaatgttcagtttaagaaattagtcaaaataaggagtttgacatgagttacacgaaaattagtcgatacttactacttatagctattttcttaaactggaccctttcaagtaaagatttttatataaacctgtgaagatactgccattggcgcaattaaagtgccatataagcttactttgtcgtattagtttacaaattgcgaaaaaccaaattaaatttgaaattcgtgggcagacccgtcgcatccaccttaagagACCCGTTCATTTCGCTTCCATGAACGGGGCTCTTAAGGTTCGTTAAATCGTTGGTGGGTAGAGCTTaagatagtgctgtttccacagatgaaggAAATAATGTTATCTGTGCGTGTCACCCTTTCCCTCTAATCACACCTCACCCCGCGAGAGGCCGGGTGAATGAATTTTAATAGTAATAATGTTCATGTATTTCTGTATGGAACCCCTGTTAAGTTAGttagttatgtaaatatatctTTACGATAACCATTATTGTTAATGATAATTAATCGttatcgtaaaaataaattattagttaTCATGTTTTCGCTAGAGATCCAATAATAGTTTCTTATCATTCTCAGATATTTTgtcttaagtaggtacattagagCAGTCGACAATTTTTTCGAATTCAGTTTAAAGAGATCGTAAAAAATATGACCATTTGGTACGTTTAACTTAACTtagctacctacataataatattatattttattacattatcaCGAGAAATTAAATAAGCTAAAAACTTTTTATGCtgactatattattatacttactcaaTACAATTTCAGGTGTCGAGTTCGATACTATACCAGACACAAAGGGAGTCCCCTTAGTGGCTGATATGTCTTCAAATTTTATGTCCAAGAAAGTTGACGTCTCGAAGGTAATTTCTACTTAGTTTTTAAAGCTAGGTCgatattataaaagtaatatacttaagtacctacctaatttactGTGTCCTATAAGAGATTGATAAAATAAGTATCACTTCCAAACACGTGTCCTTGTCGGACAAAAGtgccataaaaattaagataaaaaaaaggttCCAACATATGAGACGACATGCCAAGcgatatattattaggtatgctAGGGGGGCCATGTCTACACTAATAAAGTTTGCGTACCTAGTGTTCATTAAAAATTATTGCGTTAAAGCTGAAAATTTTAGtctttaataggtacatacaataGATGTGCAACAGAACAAATGCAATCGATGTGAATTAATTGCATTGAACAGTTGCTTGGCATACTGCACATTCAATAAAAATTCAAAGACGATTTTGATAGGTTTGGATGCGGCAGATTTCCAGCAACATAGgtcatctacctacctactgtaacaATTAACAAATGACCAGCTCTGAATTActaaacttaagtaggtaggtatcaggCTAAATAgttctaaattattttatagttcGGCGTGATATATGGTGGAGCTCAGAAGAACATCGGTACCGCTGGCGTAGTGCTTGTAATAGTAAGAGAGGATCTCCTCAATCAAGCCCTTCCAATCTGTCCATCCATTCTTGATTGGACTGTTAATGCTAAAGCAGACTCTATTCTCAACACGCCACCTATGTTTGCGTAAGTCTGCTTTTcgaaataacatttttcataAAGGATTGGACGCACACAAGGCGCGACGGCAACTGCAGTCACGTCGGCATACCAATACACTAAATACTTACACGCACGTATACCTACGGTtcatatgtatacctaatacaaAGAATACGTAGAAGATCACACTTCAGACTTGATAGTAACTATACAAGACTgtacttatatatacctatagcaGCGCAGATCTTATGCGTACTCAACAGTATCGCCTTCAGATCAGATATAAAATCTCAATAACTCTATAATTTTCTGGCATTACTATTTCTAGGAGccattattattgttattggcGTGCGTTTTGTGTGCCCaagattaatattttacttcttaataaaacacttcaaaagtaatttaatgatttgatatacttacttaagtaatttaGAAACTTTCTACATTTCAGAATTTTAGTAATGGGAAGAGTTTTGCAATGGATCGAAAGAAAGGGAGGTTTAAATAAAATGGCTGAATTGGCCACGAAGAAATCTTccctaatttataatattatcaaagatTCAAATGGGTTTTACTACGCACCAGTCGCTGAGAAAGTAAGAAGTAAAATGAATATCCCGTTCCGGATTGGCTCTGCAACCGGCGATGATGGACTTGAAAAGGAATTCTTAAAGGGCGCTGAAGCCTTAAACCTAATTCAACTTAAAGGACACAGGTAACTTCAGAACTTAATAAGTCTACCTAGGTTACGACTCTAGTACTAAACAACATCAACTAGTGCCTCAAGCTAAGAGCCCATTCAGACTAGCATTTCTGCTGAAATGCTCGTGTGAATGAGCTCTTAGAAATGCTATGTTGGAGCGTAGAAGTTCGTTGAACGTATTACCTATGTATGACGCCGCGACTACGTGAACGCTGATCGCTATAATGCATCGCACATACGTCACGTGATAACGTTATCGTTTTGTATCGCCAATAACAAAATGGATTCTGACGAAGAAACTACTGCAGCCTTTACTGataacaagaaaataaatacgCAGAGATTCACGATTGTACATGGCTCTAACGTTCAGGCgttaacaaaaaattataatttagggTATATATCATTGGTAGAAAGAAAGCTATATAGTGACTTTATTGGTATCGTGTTTATCTTTAACAAAGTTTCTATGAGATCAAACTTATTAGGTAATCTAATTCTAGGGACGTCGGAGGAATTCGTGCTTCAACATACAATGCAGTCACGTTGGAAGAAGTTCAAACTTTGGCCACCTACATGAAAGACTTTTACAAGAAACATGCTAAGTaaattataagtacttatataggtaggtacgcataCCGATACCGACGATGGTatttgttacaaaaaataaaagctcGTATTTTGAATTTCCATGATTTGTTTAAGTATTGTATAGTCTAtaactatataatatttttttatacctgTTTTTTTGATTAGGTAAGATATAGGTGCAGTCAGCAATAAAGATAGGTTTGCATCCACCAGTACAAGCGACTCTATGGACTCGTGCAAACTGCAAACCTagttttgttgctgactgtacattaaatattttgtgCGTCTGTTCTAATTAAGCATAAGTTtctgtaataaacaattttttatcaCTTCTGCGTTTTTTTTGTCACGATACCTTTTATTTTTGGTGATCCTAGCTTCGTACTGAGAGGTTAGAGTTAACCTATTTTACCCATGTTGAATGCATGCGGGTAGGTAATAGTGATAGATGATAAAAGAGCGTAGGATTTCACTTGCAGCtggctccagcaatgcgcaggattGCAATATATTGCAATATTgcaattatttgaataaaaacgttTCTATTCTATCCTATTCTAGACTTTTGCATGAAGTCAGATTAGAGTCCCTAACGTAAATCCAACGCCAAGAGAATAGTAGGTGCTAGTAGGTAAG
Coding sequences:
- the LOC123867890 gene encoding probable phosphoserine aminotransferase, with the protein product MGKIHNFGAGPAKLPEEVYDILKDEFTNFDGTGISLLETSHRSQTYFKLNKEVQDVVRRLMDVPSNYKILLLSGGGQGQFAAVPLNLISRTGTADYVVTGAWSAKAAKEAKKYGKVNMVLPPTDRYVDIPDQSTWNLDPNASYVYICTNETIHGVEFDTIPDTKGVPLVADMSSNFMSKKVDVSKFGVIYGGAQKNIGTAGVVLVIVREDLLNQALPICPSILDWTVNAKADSILNTPPMFAILVMGRVLQWIERKGGLNKMAELATKKSSLIYNIIKDSNGFYYAPVAEKVRSKMNIPFRIGSATGDDGLEKEFLKGAEALNLIQLKGHRDVGGIRASTYNAVTLEEVQTLATYMKDFYKKHAK